One stretch of Thermanaerosceptrum fracticalcis DNA includes these proteins:
- the purD gene encoding phosphoribosylamine--glycine ligase: MNVLIVGSGGREHALAWKIAQSPKVENLYCVPGNAGISRLARCFPIKVEDIPGIVAFAREKSIDLVVVGPELPLTLGLVDALEAAGIRSFGPSQKAAEIEGSKAFAKDLMHKYGIPTARYGVFTDVETARNFAREMKGPWVVKADGLAAGKGVLICTSMEETFAAIDQVLVGKNFGSAGDRLVIEEFLEGEELSLMAFCDGETVVPMVSAQDHKRVFTGDQGPNTGGMGAYSPAPVATPRLLEEAQKTILEPTVKAMAQEGRPFKGVLYAGLMITEEGPKVLEFNARFGDPETQVVLPRLENDLIEVMDAVIAGRLAEIEIKWKPEACVSVVMASGGYPGDYEQGYPITGLDQVPEGVMVFHSGTAFDGERIVTKGGRVLAVTALGADLRQAVDKAYEGVKAINFTKAHYRTDIAHRAFSR; encoded by the coding sequence ATGAACGTTTTAATCGTAGGTAGCGGGGGAAGGGAACATGCCCTGGCCTGGAAGATAGCCCAGAGCCCTAAAGTGGAAAATCTGTACTGTGTACCCGGCAACGCCGGGATCAGCCGGCTGGCCCGGTGCTTTCCCATCAAAGTGGAAGACATCCCGGGTATTGTGGCCTTTGCCCGGGAAAAGTCCATTGATCTGGTCGTTGTGGGACCGGAACTGCCTCTTACCTTAGGTCTGGTGGATGCTTTAGAGGCAGCGGGTATCAGATCTTTCGGTCCTTCTCAAAAGGCTGCCGAGATCGAGGGAAGCAAGGCTTTTGCCAAAGACCTGATGCATAAATACGGGATACCCACGGCCCGTTACGGAGTTTTTACCGATGTGGAAACAGCCCGTAACTTTGCCCGGGAAATGAAAGGGCCCTGGGTGGTAAAAGCCGACGGACTGGCGGCGGGTAAAGGTGTTCTGATCTGCACTTCCATGGAAGAAACTTTTGCCGCTATTGACCAGGTCCTGGTGGGGAAAAACTTTGGTTCAGCGGGAGACAGGCTGGTCATTGAGGAGTTTTTAGAAGGCGAGGAATTAAGCCTAATGGCCTTCTGTGACGGGGAAACTGTGGTACCCATGGTTTCTGCCCAGGACCATAAACGGGTCTTTACGGGTGATCAGGGGCCTAATACGGGGGGGATGGGGGCTTATTCGCCCGCACCGGTGGCTACACCCCGTCTCCTGGAAGAAGCGCAAAAGACTATACTGGAGCCGACGGTAAAGGCCATGGCCCAGGAAGGACGCCCCTTTAAGGGGGTTCTCTATGCGGGACTAATGATCACGGAAGAGGGTCCAAAAGTACTGGAATTTAACGCCCGCTTCGGAGACCCCGAAACCCAGGTGGTTTTACCCCGCCTGGAAAATGACCTGATAGAGGTTATGGACGCAGTAATCGCAGGAAGATTAGCAGAGATAGAAATAAAGTGGAAGCCTGAAGCCTGTGTCAGCGTCGTGATGGCTTCGGGAGGATATCCCGGAGACTATGAACAGGGTTATCCCATCACCGGCCTGGATCAGGTGCCTGAGGGAGTGATGGTTTTCCACAGCGGCACAGCATTTGACGGTGAGAGAATAGTCACCAAAGGTGGACGGGTCCTGGCCGTAACGGCTTTAGGAGCGGATCTTCGCCAGGCTGTGGACAAGGCTTATGAAGGGGTAAAAGCGATTAACTTTACTAAAGCCCACTACCGTACGGATATAGCCCACCGGGCTTTTAGTAGGTAA
- a CDS encoding spore germination protein: protein MFRHIFKKLHFWQMFNANYHEQDGTSSKLSQANISRDLKQNLKVLRNILGTSSDVIIREFSFGYEEKINAALIFLDGMTDKAIINESIIKPLMYDSHLFSPQELSVTINIEIIRTTMLSVGEVKKVISLDEAVNDCLYGDTILLIDGFHEALVISTKGWESRSVEEPKTEAVVRGPREGFTETLRSNTTLLRRKIRNPNFIIETLQLGEKTKTNVCIAYLKGVVNPRLVEEVKGRLKRIKTDAILESGYIEQFIEDAPFSPFPTVANSEKPDVIAAKLLEGRVAILVDGTPMVLTVPMVFIESFQTAEDYYSRPYYASIVRMLRFLAFFITITAPAVYVALTTFHQELIPTPLLITMAAAREGTPFPAVAEALIMGTVFEILREAGVRLPRPVGSAISIVGALVIGEAAVSAGLIGAPMVIVIALTAIASFVVPSQSDVAALLRLIFTVLAGFLGAFGIMIGLMGVLIHLCALRSFGTPYFSPLAPLSLGDVKDVFFRVPMWAMLTRPRTIGWHDYQRQEWGLMPHPPKKDE, encoded by the coding sequence ATGTTTCGTCATATATTTAAAAAACTTCATTTTTGGCAAATGTTTAACGCAAATTATCATGAACAGGACGGTACTTCCTCAAAACTATCTCAAGCTAACATTTCCCGTGACCTTAAACAGAACCTAAAAGTTTTACGAAACATTTTAGGTACGAGTAGTGATGTTATTATACGCGAATTCAGTTTTGGTTACGAAGAAAAGATTAATGCCGCTCTTATCTTTCTGGATGGCATGACAGATAAAGCTATAATTAATGAAAGTATCATTAAGCCTTTGATGTACGACAGCCACTTGTTCAGTCCCCAAGAATTATCGGTAACAATTAATATTGAAATTATCCGAACAACAATGCTTTCCGTGGGAGAGGTTAAAAAAGTTATTTCTCTAGATGAAGCGGTTAATGACTGTTTATACGGAGATACTATTTTGTTGATAGATGGTTTCCACGAAGCTCTGGTTATTAGTACCAAAGGCTGGGAATCCCGCAGCGTAGAAGAACCTAAGACTGAAGCCGTGGTAAGAGGACCCCGGGAAGGCTTCACCGAAACCTTACGTTCCAATACAACCCTGTTACGGCGCAAAATTCGCAACCCTAATTTTATTATTGAAACGCTGCAATTAGGTGAAAAAACCAAAACCAATGTTTGTATTGCCTATTTAAAGGGGGTAGTAAATCCGCGGCTTGTAGAGGAAGTGAAGGGCCGCTTAAAGAGGATTAAGACGGATGCCATCCTGGAGTCCGGTTATATTGAACAATTTATTGAAGATGCCCCTTTTTCTCCCTTTCCGACAGTTGCTAACAGTGAGAAACCTGATGTTATTGCGGCAAAACTACTGGAAGGGAGGGTGGCCATCCTGGTTGACGGTACTCCTATGGTGCTAACTGTACCGATGGTTTTTATCGAAAGCTTTCAAACCGCGGAAGATTACTATTCTCGTCCTTATTATGCAAGCATTGTTAGAATGCTGAGATTCCTGGCTTTTTTTATAACTATCACAGCCCCAGCAGTATATGTAGCTTTAACAACCTTTCACCAGGAATTAATCCCCACACCCTTATTAATCACCATGGCAGCGGCCAGGGAAGGTACTCCTTTTCCTGCAGTAGCAGAAGCCCTTATTATGGGAACAGTATTTGAGATCCTGCGAGAAGCGGGCGTCCGTTTACCACGCCCTGTTGGTTCAGCCATAAGCATCGTAGGGGCTTTGGTAATCGGTGAGGCCGCTGTATCAGCCGGGCTTATTGGTGCCCCCATGGTTATTGTCATAGCTTTAACAGCTATAGCTTCCTTTGTGGTTCCTTCCCAGTCTGATGTGGCCGCTCTCCTTCGCCTAATCTTTACCGTTTTGGCCGGATTCCTGGGTGCCTTCGGCATTATGATTGGATTAATGGGTGTTTTAATCCACCTGTGTGCTTTAAGGTCTTTTGGCACTCCCTATTTCTCACCTTTGGCTCCCTTAAGTCTTGGCGACGTGAAAGACGTATTTTTTAGAGTACCTATGTGGGCCATGCTCACCCGTCCCCGTACCATTGGCTGGCATGATTACCAACGGCAAGAATGGGGGTTAATGCCCCATCCTCCCAAAAAAGATGAGTAA
- the purN gene encoding phosphoribosylglycinamide formyltransferase: MAHLRLAVLASGRGSNLQALLDASERGQMNASVVVVISDKEKAQALERARKHGIPALWVNPRDFSGKENFEAAVLEVIKTYKVDYILLAGFMRILSPSFIRQAGIPILNIHPSLLPAFPGLNAQKQAIDYGVRYSGCTVHFVDEGVDSGPIILQAVVPVFPDDSEETLSMRILREEHKLYPLAVRLLSEGRVRCVGRKVIISGEGEVDG, from the coding sequence ATGGCTCATCTGCGGTTGGCTGTTTTAGCCTCGGGCAGGGGTTCCAATCTCCAGGCCCTGCTGGATGCAAGTGAAAGGGGTCAAATGAATGCCTCTGTAGTGGTGGTAATTTCTGATAAAGAAAAGGCTCAAGCCCTGGAGCGGGCCCGCAAGCACGGTATACCGGCCCTTTGGGTAAATCCCCGGGATTTCTCCGGTAAAGAAAATTTTGAAGCCGCTGTTTTAGAAGTGATTAAAACATATAAAGTGGATTATATTCTCCTGGCCGGGTTCATGCGCATTCTTTCCCCATCCTTTATCCGGCAGGCCGGCATACCTATCCTGAATATCCATCCTTCCCTTTTGCCTGCTTTCCCCGGGCTTAATGCCCAGAAACAGGCCATTGACTACGGGGTGCGCTACAGTGGCTGTACCGTGCACTTTGTCGATGAAGGTGTGGATTCAGGCCCCATTATTCTGCAGGCCGTGGTACCTGTTTTTCCTGACGATTCGGAAGAAACCCTTTCCATGCGTATTCTGAGGGAAGAGCACAAACTGTATCCCCTGGCCGTCCGGCTCTTGAGTGAAGGACGGGTACGGTGCGTGGGGAGAAAGGTTATCATTTCAGGGGAAGGTGAAGTAGATGGCTAG
- the purF gene encoding amidophosphoribosyltransferase, producing the protein MLYELRDKMEEACGVFGIYGPQKDVAKLTYYGLYALQHRGQESAGIAVSDGLGIKVHKDMGLVSEVFTEEILAKLTGHMAIGHVRYSTTGASLAVNAQPLVCRYLQGSLAVAHNGNLTNANELRDKLAANGSVFQSTIDSEVIVNLIAHYGQSSIEDALMKCMIDIKGSYSLVVMTEEKVLGVRDPYGNRPLCLGKLGDSYIIASETCALDALGARFVRDMEPGEIVTIDQHGLRSRRFLTAHEPAVCIFEYIYFARPDSNIDGINVMAARRAMGRELAKEHPVEADIVIPVPDSGIAGALGYAEAMGLMFEVGLMKNRYVGRTFINPEQNERDLAVRLKLNPVTRLIEGKKVVVVDDSIVRGTTSKKIVKMLKDKGAKEVHMLVSSPPVMHPCYYGIDTSERAQLIAAQKPLEEIRKYIDADSLHYLSLEGLYRALGREGGFCTACLSGEYRIDIPAEEELGKHILETTEWRREVKACARLKN; encoded by the coding sequence ATGTTATATGAGTTAAGAGATAAAATGGAGGAGGCTTGTGGGGTTTTTGGCATCTACGGACCCCAAAAAGATGTAGCCAAATTGACCTACTACGGCCTTTATGCCCTGCAGCATCGGGGCCAGGAAAGTGCAGGTATTGCTGTATCCGACGGCTTAGGAATAAAAGTGCATAAGGACATGGGGCTGGTGTCTGAGGTTTTTACGGAAGAGATTCTAGCCAAATTAACGGGACATATGGCTATCGGACACGTGCGCTATTCTACCACAGGTGCCAGCCTGGCTGTAAATGCTCAGCCCCTGGTGTGCCGTTATCTCCAGGGCAGCCTGGCTGTCGCCCATAACGGCAACCTTACCAATGCCAATGAACTCAGGGATAAACTGGCTGCCAATGGCTCCGTCTTTCAGTCCACGATAGACTCAGAAGTTATCGTTAATCTTATTGCCCATTATGGCCAGAGTTCTATAGAGGATGCCCTTATGAAATGTATGATCGATATTAAGGGTTCTTATTCCTTGGTCGTAATGACCGAGGAAAAAGTATTAGGGGTACGGGACCCTTATGGCAACCGGCCCCTCTGTTTGGGCAAACTGGGGGATTCCTATATCATAGCTTCAGAGACCTGTGCCCTGGATGCCCTAGGGGCCCGGTTCGTCCGGGATATGGAACCGGGGGAGATTGTCACTATCGACCAGCACGGGCTCCGTTCCCGCCGTTTCCTTACCGCTCATGAACCTGCCGTCTGTATTTTTGAATATATCTATTTCGCCCGGCCTGATTCCAACATTGACGGGATTAATGTGATGGCGGCACGGCGGGCCATGGGCCGGGAACTGGCCAAAGAACATCCTGTGGAAGCGGATATTGTGATTCCTGTACCTGACTCGGGTATAGCGGGAGCCCTTGGCTATGCAGAAGCCATGGGGCTCATGTTTGAAGTGGGTCTCATGAAGAACCGCTATGTGGGCCGGACTTTTATCAATCCGGAACAAAATGAACGTGACCTGGCTGTACGCCTGAAGCTCAATCCTGTCACCAGGCTGATTGAGGGCAAAAAGGTTGTAGTGGTGGACGACTCCATTGTACGGGGGACCACCAGTAAAAAAATTGTGAAAATGCTAAAGGACAAGGGAGCCAAAGAGGTTCACATGCTGGTTAGTTCTCCCCCCGTCATGCATCCCTGTTACTATGGCATAGATACCTCCGAACGGGCTCAACTCATTGCCGCCCAAAAGCCTCTGGAAGAAATCCGTAAATATATTGATGCCGACAGTCTCCATTACCTGAGTCTGGAGGGACTCTACCGGGCTTTAGGCCGGGAAGGCGGTTTTTGTACCGCGTGCTTAAGCGGCGAATACCGTATTGATATTCCGGCCGAGGAAGAACTGGGCAAACATATCCTGGAAACTACGGAATGGCGGAGGGAGGTTAAAGCATGCGCCCGACTGAAAAATTAA
- the glmS gene encoding glutamine--fructose-6-phosphate transaminase (isomerizing), with the protein MCGIVGYVGHKDVTPVLVSGLKKLEYRGYDSAGVAVIEGNRIAVVKTVGKLSSLEKKLDEYTPQGYVGIGHTRWATHGRPSDVNSHPHQGCSDDFAVVHNGIIENYLELKEWLIHEKGHVFTSETDTEVIAHLIEEYYRGDLVEAVRKTLDKVNGSYAIGVVSVREPEKLVAARKDSPLIVGLGDGEHFIASDIPAVLNHTRDVYLIEDGEIVVLTKDNVQIINRDNTPVKREIYHVEWDAEAAEKGGFDHFMLKEIFEQPEAFKKTLTGRIQNDKVKFSEFEFTKEQVQNWKKIFIVACGTAYHSGLVGKPLLEEFLRIPVEVDIASEFRYRDPLVDEETLAIFISQSGETADTLAALREAKSRGAVTLAITNVVGSSISREAHHTLYLWAGPEIAVASTKAYTTMLIAQYLLCIYLAQVKGTMPQGKAEEILSALQLLPKKCQEILANKDAFLEAARNIKDAQNLFFIGRSYDYHIALEGSLKLKEISYIHAEAYAAGELKHGTLALITEETPVIAIALQQKTYDKTLSNVKEVKARDAFVIGLAMEGDTEILKTVDKVLYIPKIDDIVSPVLAIVPLQLLAYYAACERGCNVDQPRNLAKSVTVE; encoded by the coding sequence ATGTGTGGTATAGTTGGCTACGTCGGGCACAAGGACGTTACACCTGTTCTGGTGTCCGGCTTAAAGAAATTAGAATATAGAGGTTATGACTCTGCCGGTGTGGCAGTAATCGAAGGAAACCGTATAGCAGTGGTTAAGACTGTTGGGAAATTATCAAGCCTTGAGAAAAAGCTGGATGAGTACACTCCTCAGGGTTATGTGGGTATAGGGCATACCCGCTGGGCTACCCACGGTCGTCCCAGTGATGTCAACTCTCACCCTCATCAGGGGTGCTCCGATGACTTTGCCGTGGTACACAACGGTATCATCGAAAACTACCTGGAACTAAAAGAATGGTTAATTCATGAAAAAGGCCATGTTTTTACTTCGGAGACGGATACAGAAGTTATTGCTCATTTGATAGAAGAGTATTACCGGGGAGATCTGGTGGAAGCTGTGCGCAAAACCCTGGATAAGGTGAACGGGTCCTATGCTATTGGTGTAGTTTCGGTACGGGAACCGGAGAAACTGGTGGCTGCCCGGAAAGACAGTCCCCTGATTGTGGGACTGGGTGACGGGGAACACTTTATTGCATCAGATATTCCCGCTGTCTTAAACCATACCCGTGACGTCTACCTTATTGAAGATGGCGAAATTGTGGTGCTGACCAAAGATAATGTGCAAATTATTAATCGTGACAATACTCCGGTTAAACGCGAAATCTATCATGTGGAATGGGATGCGGAAGCAGCCGAAAAAGGCGGTTTCGACCATTTCATGCTGAAAGAAATTTTTGAACAGCCGGAAGCTTTTAAAAAGACTTTAACGGGCCGGATCCAGAATGATAAAGTTAAGTTTAGTGAATTTGAATTTACTAAAGAGCAGGTACAAAACTGGAAGAAAATCTTCATTGTGGCCTGTGGTACAGCTTATCACTCGGGATTGGTAGGCAAGCCCCTCTTGGAGGAATTCTTACGCATACCTGTGGAAGTAGATATCGCCTCTGAATTTCGTTACCGGGATCCCCTGGTAGACGAGGAAACCCTGGCTATTTTTATAAGCCAGTCAGGTGAAACGGCAGATACCCTGGCCGCTCTTAGGGAGGCCAAGAGCCGGGGCGCTGTCACCCTGGCCATTACCAATGTGGTGGGCAGTTCCATTTCCCGGGAAGCCCACCATACCCTCTATCTTTGGGCTGGGCCGGAAATAGCCGTGGCTTCTACCAAAGCCTATACTACCATGCTTATTGCCCAGTACCTCTTATGCATTTACCTGGCCCAGGTGAAAGGGACCATGCCTCAAGGAAAGGCAGAAGAGATTCTCTCCGCCCTCCAGCTTCTTCCCAAGAAGTGCCAGGAAATACTGGCCAACAAAGATGCCTTCCTGGAAGCGGCAAGAAACATCAAAGATGCGCAAAACCTTTTCTTCATTGGCAGAAGCTATGACTACCACATCGCTCTGGAAGGTTCCCTGAAACTGAAAGAGATTTCCTATATACACGCTGAAGCCTATGCAGCCGGGGAATTAAAGCATGGCACCCTGGCCCTCATCACTGAGGAGACTCCTGTTATTGCCATTGCTCTCCAACAGAAAACCTATGACAAAACATTGAGCAATGTCAAAGAAGTAAAAGCCCGTGACGCTTTCGTCATTGGTTTGGCTATGGAAGGAGATACGGAAATTCTTAAGACCGTGGATAAAGTCCTTTACATTCCTAAAATAGACGACATCGTCAGTCCTGTCCTGGCCATTGTCCCCCTCCAGCTCCTGGCTTACTATGCCGCCTGTGAAAGAGGATGCAACGTGGACCAGCCCAGGAATTTGGCCAAGAGTGTTACGGTGGAGTAG
- a CDS encoding aspartyl-phosphate phosphatase Spo0E family protein gives MNIKDKIEIARNILNNAANMNMSKEILLKISQKIDKYIVEYFREGEGQKGGFNEREDV, from the coding sequence GTGAATATAAAAGATAAAATAGAAATAGCAAGAAATATCCTTAATAATGCAGCAAATATGAACATGAGCAAAGAAATTCTCTTAAAAATAAGCCAAAAAATCGATAAATATATTGTTGAGTATTTTCGTGAAGGTGAAGGCCAAAAGGGTGGTTTCAATGAAAGAGAAGATGTATAA
- the purH gene encoding bifunctional phosphoribosylaminoimidazolecarboxamide formyltransferase/IMP cyclohydrolase — translation MARRALISVSDKRGLIDFAKGLADLGYTLISTGGTARALKEAGIDVTYVSNVTGFPEILEGRVKTLHPFIHGGILAKGTGEHLKQLAELGIAPIDLVVVNLYPFRETIARPGVTLEEAIENIDIGGPTMVRAAAKNYERVAIVVNPDRYQEILAQLREKGEVTRETRQALALEAFSHTASYDMAISRYLSKIVNPDAFPVHWFEEGIKVQELRYGENPHQKAAFYRLPGNMEGTLAGAKQLQGKELSYNNLVDLQAAWSVVRDFKEPAATIIKHTNPCGTALGSDLYEAYTRAFAADPVSAFGGIIGLNRQVDGKTAGEIAKTFMEAVIAPSYTQEALAFLADKKNLRLLAIGDNQPEEHGYWLEPVSGGFLIQELDTVQVLEKELKVVTEKAPDAEMLAELLFAWQVVKHVKSNAILLSKDKQTIGVGAGQMNRVGAARIALEQAGEKAKGAVLASDAFFPFADTVELAAQYGIKAIIQPGGSIRDEDSIKAANDRGMVMVFTGIRHFKH, via the coding sequence ATGGCTAGACGTGCACTTATCAGTGTCTCTGACAAAAGAGGATTGATAGATTTTGCTAAAGGGTTGGCGGATCTGGGCTACACCCTCATTTCTACAGGAGGAACTGCCCGTGCGTTGAAAGAAGCAGGAATAGATGTTACCTATGTTTCTAACGTTACCGGTTTTCCGGAAATCCTGGAAGGCAGGGTCAAGACCCTTCATCCCTTTATTCACGGTGGTATCCTGGCCAAAGGAACAGGGGAACACCTGAAGCAGCTGGCGGAGCTGGGGATAGCACCTATTGATCTCGTAGTGGTTAACCTGTATCCTTTCCGGGAAACCATAGCCAGGCCAGGCGTTACCCTGGAAGAAGCTATTGAAAACATCGATATCGGCGGGCCCACCATGGTGAGAGCGGCAGCCAAGAATTATGAACGGGTAGCCATTGTGGTTAATCCTGACCGTTATCAGGAAATCCTGGCCCAGCTCCGGGAGAAGGGTGAAGTGACCAGGGAGACCAGGCAGGCCTTAGCTTTAGAAGCCTTTAGCCATACGGCTTCCTATGACATGGCCATCAGCCGTTATTTAAGTAAAATTGTTAATCCTGATGCATTCCCTGTTCACTGGTTTGAGGAGGGGATCAAGGTTCAGGAACTGCGCTACGGGGAAAATCCCCACCAGAAGGCGGCTTTTTATCGACTGCCGGGAAATATGGAGGGTACCCTGGCCGGCGCCAAACAGCTCCAGGGTAAAGAGCTCTCCTATAATAATCTGGTGGATCTCCAGGCTGCCTGGTCCGTGGTGAGAGATTTTAAAGAGCCGGCAGCGACTATAATTAAACATACGAACCCTTGTGGCACTGCCTTAGGGAGCGATCTCTACGAGGCCTACACCCGGGCTTTTGCCGCCGACCCTGTTTCTGCTTTTGGCGGCATCATAGGACTAAACAGGCAGGTGGACGGGAAAACAGCAGGGGAAATCGCCAAGACTTTTATGGAAGCAGTGATTGCTCCCTCCTATACACAGGAAGCTTTAGCTTTTCTCGCCGATAAAAAAAACCTGCGGCTTTTGGCCATAGGTGATAATCAGCCTGAGGAACATGGTTACTGGCTGGAACCTGTGAGCGGCGGTTTTCTCATTCAGGAGCTGGATACTGTACAGGTGCTGGAAAAAGAGCTTAAGGTAGTAACAGAAAAAGCACCCGATGCTGAAATGCTCGCTGAGCTCCTTTTTGCCTGGCAGGTGGTAAAGCACGTGAAGTCCAACGCCATCCTCCTTTCCAAAGACAAACAAACCATTGGCGTAGGAGCAGGTCAGATGAACCGGGTGGGGGCCGCCCGTATTGCCCTGGAACAGGCGGGCGAAAAGGCGAAAGGTGCAGTTCTGGCCTCTGATGCCTTCTTTCCCTTCGCCGATACGGTGGAACTGGCCGCCCAGTATGGTATTAAGGCTATTATCCAGCCTGGTGGTTCTATCCGTGATGAGGACTCCATCAAAGCGGCTAATGACAGGGGAATGGTCATGGTCTTCACCGGCATCCGGCATTTTAAACACTAG
- a CDS encoding GGDEF domain-containing protein, whose protein sequence is MKEKMYKYAPVILLSGGLILWLIAFLIDRHYNHNQGLAVWMPFVIIQVVISTICGIFIKKLHQQVHTDSLTGLRNRKYFYTKLSELKSKAPVSLILIDIDDFKSINDTYGHIAGDQVLQQFADILQSNTRKNDIIARWGGEEFMVILPQTDVKEAFKIANRIRTIVENHLFSYENITCKITVSIGITSIKEGADIGTEQFIKTADAALYRAKEKKNFIVTVTGG, encoded by the coding sequence ATGAAAGAGAAGATGTATAAATATGCTCCTGTTATTTTATTGTCAGGTGGGCTGATCTTATGGCTTATCGCATTTTTGATAGATAGACATTACAACCATAATCAAGGTCTGGCGGTATGGATGCCGTTTGTAATAATCCAGGTGGTAATTAGCACAATCTGTGGCATCTTCATTAAAAAACTGCACCAACAGGTACATACTGATTCGCTAACTGGCCTGCGCAACAGGAAATATTTTTATACAAAACTGTCAGAACTAAAATCTAAAGCTCCAGTCTCATTAATTTTAATAGATATAGATGATTTCAAAAGTATAAATGACACATACGGGCATATAGCAGGCGATCAGGTTTTACAGCAGTTCGCCGATATTCTGCAAAGCAATACAAGAAAAAACGATATAATTGCCCGATGGGGCGGGGAAGAATTTATGGTAATTCTTCCCCAAACTGATGTCAAAGAGGCTTTTAAAATTGCCAATAGGATTAGAACGATAGTAGAAAATCACCTTTTTTCTTATGAAAATATTACTTGCAAAATTACTGTGAGTATCGGCATAACCTCGATAAAAGAAGGGGCAGATATTGGCACAGAACAATTCATTAAAACTGCTGATGCAGCTCTCTATAGAGCAAAAGAAAAAAAGAATTTCATCGTCACAGTTACGGGAGGCTAA
- the purM gene encoding phosphoribosylformylglycinamidine cyclo-ligase — MRPTEKLTYQAAGVDIDKGNQAVELFKPLVARTMRPEVMGGLGGFGGLFALDIKKYTQPVLVSGTDGVGTKLAVAHKIGRHDTIGIDCVAMCTNDILVLGAEPLFFLDYLAVGKLEPQQVADIVAGIAEGCFQSGCALIGGETAEMPGFYRPGEYDVAGFAVGVVDRDKIIDGKNIVPGDVILGLSSSGLHSNGYSLARKIFFELLGWEGDKYVPELGCTLGEELLRPTRIYVKLIQEIMANFSIKGMAHITGGGLLENPPRILPQGSHILLDYGSWDVPPVFKLLAQGGQVETLEMLRTFNMGIGYMLVVAPEEAEKILGWLTARGERSYPIGQVVEGEPGVTVRGLP; from the coding sequence ATGCGCCCGACTGAAAAATTAACCTACCAGGCGGCAGGAGTAGACATAGACAAAGGAAACCAGGCCGTGGAACTCTTTAAACCCCTGGTGGCCAGGACCATGCGGCCTGAAGTAATGGGGGGCTTAGGCGGCTTTGGGGGCCTTTTTGCCCTGGATATAAAGAAATACACCCAGCCTGTCTTAGTATCCGGTACTGATGGCGTAGGGACTAAACTGGCTGTAGCCCATAAAATAGGCAGGCATGATACTATTGGTATCGACTGTGTGGCCATGTGCACCAACGATATCCTGGTTTTGGGTGCAGAACCCCTTTTTTTTCTGGATTACCTGGCCGTGGGCAAATTAGAACCGCAGCAGGTGGCTGATATTGTGGCCGGAATTGCCGAAGGCTGTTTCCAGTCAGGCTGTGCCCTCATCGGTGGGGAAACCGCCGAAATGCCTGGATTTTACCGCCCTGGCGAATATGATGTGGCGGGATTTGCCGTAGGTGTGGTAGACAGGGATAAAATAATTGACGGTAAAAACATTGTCCCCGGGGATGTTATTTTAGGATTGTCTTCTTCGGGGCTGCATTCCAACGGGTACTCTCTAGCTCGCAAAATCTTTTTTGAACTATTGGGCTGGGAAGGGGACAAGTATGTGCCCGAGCTGGGTTGTACCCTGGGCGAGGAGCTTTTGCGCCCTACTCGTATTTATGTGAAGTTAATCCAGGAAATCATGGCCAACTTTTCGATAAAAGGCATGGCCCATATCACCGGCGGGGGGCTCCTGGAGAACCCGCCCCGCATCTTACCCCAAGGCTCCCATATCCTCCTTGATTATGGCTCCTGGGATGTTCCTCCTGTCTTTAAGCTTTTAGCCCAGGGGGGCCAGGTGGAGACACTGGAGATGCTCCGCACCTTTAACATGGGGATTGGTTATATGCTGGTTGTGGCTCCGGAGGAAGCCGAAAAAATACTGGGCTGGCTTACGGCTAGAGGTGAAAGGTCCTATCCCATTGGACAAGTGGTTGAGGGTGAGCCGGGCGTAACGGTAAGGGGGTTACCCTGA
- a CDS encoding helix-turn-helix domain-containing protein produces the protein MERNVEINNKAIGQRIREEREKLELSREEFAEIIELSDYYVGQLERGERQMSLPVLVKVANCLHVSLDYLIFGKNACNAYYVHDARNTYDTFDSNKDTEINDLLNKCSPKELELVKKLIKTILPYMGKN, from the coding sequence ATGGAGAGAAATGTGGAGATAAATAACAAGGCTATCGGGCAAAGAATACGGGAAGAGAGAGAAAAACTCGAACTTTCGCGGGAAGAGTTTGCAGAAATTATAGAACTTTCAGATTACTACGTCGGGCAACTGGAACGGGGAGAGCGGCAAATGAGTCTCCCCGTTTTAGTGAAAGTCGCCAATTGTTTACATGTATCTTTAGATTACCTTATTTTCGGGAAAAACGCTTGTAATGCTTATTATGTTCACGATGCCCGTAATACTTACGATACTTTTGATAGTAACAAAGACACAGAGATAAATGATTTACTTAACAAATGCTCGCCAAAAGAATTAGAGTTAGTCAAAAAGCTTATAAAAACTATCCTTCCTTATATGGGCAAGAACTAA